Proteins found in one Hemitrygon akajei chromosome 32, sHemAka1.3, whole genome shotgun sequence genomic segment:
- the LOC140719553 gene encoding interferon alpha-inducible protein 27-like protein 2A produces the protein MRFLPVLGAVTGAVVAVAATPLILGAVGFTSTGIAAGTIAAKMMSAAAVANGGGVAAGSTVAVLQSIGAAGLSTTANAALLTAGATAGGICARK, from the exons ATGCGCTTCCTGCCAGTGTTGGGTGCGGTGACTGGAGCCG TGGTTGCAGTTGCTGCCACCCCTCTGATTCTGGGGGCAGTGGGCTTCACAAGTACTGGAATAGCGGCTGGTACTATCGCAGCAAAAATGATGAGCGCCGCAGCTGTGGCTAATGGAGGAGGTGTTGCAGCTGGAAGCACCGTGGCTGTCCTTCAATCCATTG GAGCAGCAGGACTGTCTACTACTGCTAATGCAGCCTTGCTGACTGCAGGTGCTACGGCTGGTGGAATCTGTGCGCGCAAATGA